A window of Calypte anna isolate BGI_N300 chromosome 5A, bCalAnn1_v1.p, whole genome shotgun sequence genomic DNA:
TAATCACCCTGAAAGCAATATAAATGTACAGAAGACCCATCtactctcccttttcccccaaaaaaagtCTTTGCTCTACAGGTTCTTTTACTGCATATTATGACTTAGGGTCACTCTGTGGATTCTTGAGCTTCCAAGCTAGAAAGGTTCAGATAAAAGTGCCCAAATACATAGCAGATGGGAGTTGTAGGACAGAGAAGAATTACCAGATTTATGACCTGGGACCTGCTGATCACTGTGATAATCACAGTAATTGGATTGTATTGGCTCGGCTTGCATTGCTGGTTACAGAGCTGTTCTCACTGTAGACGTGAACCCTATTAATCATAAAACTGTAAGACAACCCAGAGGGAAGTTGTGAGCTCCTGCAAGGGTGCTGTAAGGCACTGCCCTTCATAATGCTGAACAACGCTGAGTAACATTGGTGCCAAAAGACTGGTGAAGAAAAGGGCAGCAAGATCCAGTGATTCATGTAGGATTTACAGGAACTCTAATTTACAATGGCAAGCTCGATTGCTGGTCAGATGGAATAGTTCAAAATGTGTCACAGCTGTACAAGGCAAGTATGTGTAAGtgcaagcacacacacaaaacatgCATGCAGTATGCAGGCTTTCTTCTTGCAAAGTATATAAATATCCTATTTGGTGCACTATCCAATATGTAAAAGGATGAATTAGAATCTATTCTGGTTATAAAGAAATTAAGGATTCATAAAACTCACATTCCATTTACTGAACAGTTTGGTAGCACAATTTTACTATTTAATCAATAATAAGTCTTTAGTTTGCTTTTGTGCTCCTCTCATTTGTAGAGGACATTGGACCATCAGTTCTGCTAAGGAGGTGAGTCTATGGCTGGAGATGTTGGAACTGGTAGGAGATCTcataggaaaaaacccccaaaccaacaacaacaacaaaaaaaaacccaatacaaAAGTGACTAGTGTATGATTTAGAAGTGAAATGACTATATTTGGAGATATCCTTTTGATGTTCAGAGAGTTTGGAACTTACTAGCACTCAGTGAGAACTGCAATTTCCCAGCAGTTCAGGAAATTACTCCGCATGCCTACAACATAGACCAACAGGTAGCACAAGAACATCTGAAGTCCAAAGCAGAAAACTAGTGGGGGCTGTGATTATGGTCTTTCAAGTATTTAATTGGGATAAACAGGTTATAATATATTGTAAATGTATACAAAAAGTGCATTATCCATCAGAGTACCATCAGAATATCCACCAGAGCAAAGGGCTGGGGAACTTCTGTTAAAAGTAGACATAGATGGAACCTGGCCCCTTATCCAGACAATAAGATACAAGTCAtaagtaaaagaaaactgaaaagaactCATTTATTGAGCAGAAAATCAATGCCTGTATTAGTGAGTTCATTGTTCTAACAACAcagcagaattattttgtgTATAATTTGgtcacagaaagagaaaagacacTTTTAGAAGCTAAACTGACTGTAAAATATTgcaaagaagatttttttaatgagttttacATAACTCCATGAAAACCAGGAAAGACTTAAAACAGGCTTATTCtcttatgcattttattttctgtaccaTTTTGTATGTAATGTTTTGAACAGCTGCCTCAGCTAAAGGTACATCCTTTGGTTCATGCCTTAGATTTATACAAATCAATCACAATTTTTACACAAATCAGTCACAAGAGTGACTGAATGACTGACTGGCTGAATgaattaatgaaagaaaattcaattatatgaaaaaaaacacaaagaatttttttggggttttttttgatgaCACAGGATAgactttgttttaatttttatgccAGCAGCTGTTAACTGATGACATAGTGAGTCCAGAAGAAATTGAATCTCATTTACTATTTGTACTAATACAAGATTGTACAAAATCATCAGTTAACTGGGAAGAGAAATTATAAGAATTGTTATTTCAGATGCTTGGATGTTATGTTTTTACAGGTGTTGGGGGAAAGGTGGGTTTTTAATTGTCACTGTTGTTGTTCCTGTTATTTATGATGACAAAAAGGTGGAAGGATTGCAGGGCTTTATGCAGCTCcatagaaaacaaagcaaaacatcgAAGACATGGCCATATCAGTGCAAAACACTGGATACTTGGAGAGAATAGAtatgaaaaaaggcaaaactggtGGATAACTTGAACAGCCTTAGAAAAAAGGAAtctgaaatggagaaaaatcagGGGTGGTATGCCTAGgagaggactttttttttaagaaaagagaagaagaataGAATTCTAATAGTCCAGTATAGACAATATTGTATCTGCAATTTGTACCAACCAATTTCTAAATTTGGATTTCACAAGGAATCTATCAATATAAGAAAAGGTGTAAAAAAGAGTAACTAAACAAtgagatttatatttttttctaaaaaagaactaaaaagaCTCACCACCTTGGGAAAGAGATGAGTAAAGGAGTGTATGGCAAAGATATGGAAAATCAAGAGGATGGACTTGTCTACTTTCTTGAGTCACGTGTAAATAAATTGTGGAACTAATCGATATATGATGGTTGGATGCTAAAAGTAATAAATCAAATCCAAATTTTGCCAGATAAATTGACAGAAGTTTACCAAGTGTCAAAAAGAACAAAGTCTCAAAGTCAAACTTTACTCTCAGAGTACTTAGGAGAAGTGTCACTTACAGATGTCAGAACATTTGCTATTGTCACAGAGAGATTACTGACTTAGATGACTTTGAAGCTCACTCAAACTATCTTACCTTATCTTCCTATGCTGTATTTGAAGGAACAGTGTTAACAATTCTTATCAGTCCAAAACAGGAGACCTGCTGGTTAtgtcctgaaaacaaaaccacgCTTTTCTGACATACTACTTTCCATGTGTTGTTCTTGGATTAatgactgaaaacattttttgtttgcagaCCACCATAATTTGAATaacaaacatctgaaaaattatGCAATGAGAGGATGGTAAGGATGGATACATCCTGCTAAAGATGGATACTTGCCCATCTTTCTTATCTCTCCCTCCTCAGCTCATCCTCTCCCAGGACCTGCAGGCTCTTTACATCATCTGTGAAATACATAATAGTAGTTGtttcctccagccctctgcctGAGACTTGCTATGCAAACAGACTGTCAGGtagcaggagggaaaggagattatAAATGTGGGACCACCAACACATCTCTGCCTTCCCCACCTGCACTTCTGCCTTCAGGTATCTTGCCTGCAGTGAAGGAGTCCTCCAAGACTGCagtaaggaaaatatttgcttgtaaatctttttctttttttttctctccgTTGACTTTCCGGTCTCACAGTGCCAGAGTTTCAGAAGTCCAGAGAAGAAAGGCAAGGCTGCATACTGGGGGAAAGACATGAATTTTAACCTGTTTTGAAGATGTGTGAGTGTGGTTATTTCTGCTGCCATGCTGTGTTTACCTTTAAAGTCAGTTATGTATCACTAGGGAAGTGCTCACCATTCTACAGCCTGGATAAATGTCCACATcctgaagaaatagaaaatatcaTTTATAGAAGGAACTAAATTGCATGTACCAGTGATTAAACTACATgtaaaaaatgaggaaaaataatgagagctgaaaacatgaaaaaaaatgattaagTGATAGGAAATTACACTTCCTGGGGACACACAGGACGCACTcatttttaaatcctctttCGGCCATAtactagattttaaaaagaaaagttctttaaatatttgaattttgctCATGTCCACTTTTAGATTTCACTTTAATCTCATAACACACTTAATCAGCCCCTCAGCAGTATAAATCATTATTAAAAATCTGgcagaaattaacattttacttttgaatattttattaataaaaaccattaaaaattCATCACATTTTCATTAACAATATGTAGAGCTGACAAATGATCTTTGGAGGAATTAAGGAAATATAAAGATTAGATTTAATAATTGGCAACTGGGAACACTTTTTTGGACCACTTTGATAGATAAGAGGTTTGGACAGCCCTGCTCTTTGCAAAAATGAGTGTTTTGAAAGGTGGGCTCTCAGATTCTTGTGTCCACTATTTTATTAACATTACATTACTACATCCAGTCCTCCATCTAAGAGCCAGGGTCTGCAATATTATGCATTAGCCCAGCAAATTTACagttgaaataaataaataaacaaacaaacaacaaaaaaccccaaaaccccaaacaaacaaaaaacccaaacaacaaaaaaacaccaacctaACATGAACCACTAGAACTGACAGTACCCAATTACAAACTGTAAAACTTGTGGATACAGTTTATATGTGATATATACGGCTTTATTATGGGATGAAACAATGTTTTTCCAATATTGGAAAAACCATTGCAATATAACATGCTTATAGAATATGTTTAGTTGAAGGACATGTAAGTAACTCTAGGGAAAAGGTCAAGATTTGTCTCCACCTCTGCCATgttatggaaaaatatttacatgtgaTTGTGTGTTTTACATATGGTGTTACATAAGAATTAACAGAAAGTTGCATCCAAGTATATAACCACTTTCATTAAGTCAGTCTTTATTATGATTATCTGTACTCATTATGGCCTTACTTGCTCTCCTCCTATTGATGTAAACAGAAAACCCTGCACTGAATCTGCCTTGCAGGTGAATCATGGTTATGATATGAGGCCATATTCTATGTTGCAGGTTACCTGTTGGCTTCCTGTTTAAGAAAGCACGAGTGAAATTGCAAGTACATTATTCTCTCCATAGGCCGTAAGGGAGTCTAGTGAGCAGAGAAGTTTAGATGAGCTGTTGTTAGAGATGTCTAGACCTGGTGAGACAGATCATCTTTAGATGCAAAATAGTCCAGTGTTTAGCTTGAGTCAAATTATAAACCAGAGAAAAGATAACAGAAGCCTTGTGTAGTCCTTTAGACAAATGTCTAATGCTTAATCCTGAATCCTGAGTGTGAGAAAAAGAACTCTAAAATCAAAACGTGATTTCACAGGAAGCCAAAGTAAAGAGCAAAATGCGAATAAGATGCGACAGGTGAATGGCTTGAAAGGGCATGAACTTGTACATTTTAACTGAACAGTCTGAGCCAAATCCGGAGAGATGCCAAAAGAAGTAGTCATTTACAAGCACTTAATTCAGCACTTAGCTGTGCCTGACAAGACTCCTGAAAGAGAGAGTATTGCCAGGGCTTAGAAAAACATACCTAGGCAGTTGCAGAGTCTCATTAAGAGTTCAGCCATCTGGTGTatgggaaagaggaaaacagaaataataatttggaGAGACTTTCACTCTTCTTAGTTGCTATTTGCTTACACAGCTcctcacagaagaaaagacttccAGACACACTGTCCCCTAACACAAATTACTTGCAGTGATGGTAACAGTAATGCTATTAAGAGAAAAGGCATTAATGGATAATTTGCTTTCCAAATTTGTGCACATGTCAAATCAAGCCTCCTAGAAAGCCTGAAAAGTGCTTGCCTTCTGAAATACAAGTGAAATACAGATTAGAAAAAGTATGCAAGTTATAAGACAGCTTTGTAATGCATGACATTCTTACCTAGCTGGATTTTATTCCTGTCATGATACAATGGAATTTATGGCTATAGACTGCCTGATGGCTCAAAAACGTCTTCCATCACCTTACCAAAAGCAAAATGCTGCTTCCCAGATAGCAACAGCCTATCATCATTAAGCTAAGagacagggaaaagagaaaatccaCACTATGTCATACTTTATCCTTAGCAGATGTTTACAGCAGATTAACCTTCAAGTCTTCGCTTGcaagaaatataattaataatacaCATTATTGTTTGAAACAGAGTTCTCCAAACTCAACAGGAAAGTGACACAGCTTTCAACAGTTGAAAAGCAGTAGTCAGAAGGTCAGGTctaaagaaaggaaatcaaacaaaccaacaaacaaaagtccttaaaaagacatttcagataTTAAGATTCttttaagcaaagaaaatatttccctaCTCTCCCTGCACCCCAAAAGTCTTGGATGAGATCCAGCTAGTTGTGTCTTACTGCACTGAATCAATATTTAGCCTTACCActttaatataataattaataataataataacaataataataatagagcATCAGCAGTCTGAACTGCAAACAAAGCAAGTtctgctgccaggaggaaaGCTGCTCTACAAGAATTCCTAAGAGAAATCGCAGAGGAAGTCTTTACCTCGTTTAAAAACAGGCACAAAGGGCGAATCCTTCTCTCCTTACTCTCAACAGATTTCATGGAAAACAGCGTATATTATTAATAAGAATGGGATTTGCAGGATGCATTTGGTCCCATGTTAACTCTTTTCAGAAGTTTGTCAGCACCTTGTCTGATAGTAAGGGAACCACATATTGTGTGAAGAAATAGTTTTGTACCAATGTATCTGAGCAGAAAAACTGTAACTGCTATAGTAAAAACGACTATCCTATAAATTAACAAAGATAGCAAAGActtatgttttaaaacatcatttattcttttcatcAGCTGAAGTATAAAACTGTCTCCCCATTAAACTCCCACTTCCTCAGCAATTTAATGATCTTTTTAAGTGTAGAGATCTTCTTCATGTGTAAGAATGTCAATCTGAAAGAGTATGGGTCACAGTTTCCTCAAAAATTATGGCAATTCACCTTTTGAGATGTTCCAGCAACTAGAAAGGAGAAACTCCAAGTGCCACTCACTGCTAAATTAGAAGGTGCGAAGGCTCAAACTGGTCCCCTTTAAACTTGTTCCAAGTAAGGCACCCAAAAGGCAGATTCTGAGAAGATAAAAAGCCACAACTGTTGCAGCTGAAGATGAACATCAGTTCTGTCAGCCAGGccactgtatttaatttttcacttctgtgaGCACTTGATTAACAGACTGACAACACATCTTGACTGTCCAAAGGTTCCAAGCCCGTGAAAAGGGGTCCGCTGCAAGCTTCCACGTCTGACAATCCTCAAGTTCTGCACACCCACGTTCAGCGGCATGAGAGACGTGTGGGAGCCGAGCGCTGGTCCGGCGTGGGAACTGCCCCAAGGGACGGGCCCCCCGCCGTCCCCGACGCTCCGGTCTAATCACCGCCCGCTGCTCCCCTCGCCTCTGCGGAGCCCGCCTCCGCCTTCCTGCCGGTCTCCGGTGGCTCCTTGTCCCCGCAGCCTTCAGATTCCTTGTTGAAGCAAAGCTTGAAGACCCCCAGGACGGTCATGACCAGGATGACCAGCACTACCACCGCGACCGTCACCAGTATGAAAACGtagtgggaggaggaggagaagggcgGCGGAGCGACCGTCTTCTCCCCGCCGGCAGCCACGGTAGCGGCGGGCGGTACCGCGGTGTTCCGGAGCGGTGGGAGGGAGAGCCGCCCCCCCTCCGTCCCGGCACCCGGCGGCTCTGCGGGGCCGCCCGCGGCGGTGGAGGCCGGCTCGGTGGCCGCGCAGGGCGACCCGTCCTGCCCGCCCGGGGTGCAGGCACAGGCGACGCCGCCGGCCACATCTCGGCACCCGGCGGCCTCGGCACAGCGTCCGCTGCCGGGGCTGCGGTtgctgcaggggcagaggggcCCCGCCGCCCCCTGCCAATCGAAGCCGCCCAGCTCTGGCTGGCAGGTGAGCTGCATCTGCCCTCCGGGGCAGGACACGGTGAGCACTGTGCCCGGCGGGCTGAAGCCGGGGCCGGCGCTGCGGCCCTCAAAGGGGAGGCTGTAGTCCAAGCCGAGGGCGCCCGCGGGGCTGAGGTCGGGGCAGGCGCCCTCGTACTGGTACTTGCAGACGTAGCCCTGGCTCTGCCGCTGGCAGGGCCgctccctccagccccagctggggcCGCCGCCAGGGACCACCGCCATGTGCAGCCCGGCGCAGCGAGCGGTGAGGCAGGAGCGCACCGGCTCCTTCACCCACCGGCCCAGCTCCGCGGGCACCTCCTGCGGGGCCGCCCCGCCGTCGGCGCCGTCCCAGGAGAAGCCGCGGAGCGGCTGCCCCTCGTCCGTGCAGGCGGAGGCGTTTCTCTTCAGCCCGACCCAGAAGAGCGAGGGCGCGGACTCAGCCACCGCCTCcgccagcagccccagcagcaggcGCAGCTCCGGCTCACCGCTGAGCCAGGCCAGGCTGCCCCGATGGCGGTCGCAGGCGTTGCGGGCCTCGGCGTAGGAGCTGTTGACGAGGTGGGCGCTGAAGCAGACGCCGGCGGCCTGGCAGCGGACGACGGCCCGCGGTGGCGAGGGCCGGCCCAGGGCGCAGGCCGCGGCCACGAGTAGGCACCAGGGCCCGGCCCGCGGCATCCTGGCGGCTCGGCGTGGCGGGGCGAGGGGCGCGGGCTGCCCCGGCTGCTGTGGCAAGCGCTCGGCTTCGTCTCGGTCTGTCCCGGCCGCCCGCCTCGTCCCACCCCAGCGCCGACCCCTCGCCCACGGCCCTCCCCTGGGCCTGCCAAAGGAAACGTGTCGGGAGCCGGGGTTGACCTCCGCATCCTTCGTTTGTTGGCGGGAGAGTGACGAGCAGCTCTCTGCTCCGCCAGGAAGCCGCTGCCCTGCCCGGCGGGCGAGTGTCCAACTTCgggagaggagcagggtgggaaATCCCGGTGCCACTCCGCTGCCAGAGGGGCAGACGGGTGCCGAGGCCCGGAGCTGCAGTGGTGGGGCACTCTTTTGGCGCGGGCCCAGGAGATGTCCGGGCCCGTCTTGCCAGCCTGTGGAATGGCACTTCCAGGAGAAGATCGTGCCAGCTTCAGCGACCTCTTCCTTGAAGGGTTTTCTGGTCAGGTGAAGCTGTGCACCTGACCCCTTGGCTCCCAATACTCGAGCCAGTGTAACAATCAGGAAAACTGTCTCAGATCACTTCTTCGAAGCAAGTTGGCCTAAATGCATTGTGCGTTAGGTGCCTACTCTGATTTCCAATAGGTTGTTCTCAAATAAATTAACTGATTGGCTGCAGCTCTTTTCCTGGTGGCAATCTACGTGTCACCTCATTTTTCTGCTCCTTACTGTGATGTCTCTGCTGTTACCTTGTGAACAGATACAGCACACACAGGTCCCTTTGCCAGGCATTTGATGTGACACAAAACCATTTGCATATGTGTGCATTTCATTTACCAGGTTTCACTTTGGAACAGTCCTCGtcagtgctttttgttttgtgggtgtGATATAATGCAAATTCCTATTATTTGAATACACGGATAAAGTGGAGCAAAAAGCGGAAAATAATctgtttgaaattttaaaaagtaacgCATCAGCATTGAACCTCTGGAGGCAAATTCTACAATCCTGGATCAAGGCTCCAGGTGAACTCTGCCCTGCACAAAGTACCCTGGCTTTGCAGAGTAGCCTCTGCATCTGTTCAGCCCATTCTGAAGAATTTAAATTCACTTTGGAGCTGCAGATAACAAGATCCATTCAGCCATCTTGTGACTGACCTGCACAGACCTCTGGTACTCCAGACCTGCCTTGGGACATAACTCATTTTCTCTGGATACCTCAAAGAAGAATTAGGAAAACAGGTATACAGACACACTGTGTGATAATGATCTGAAGCTTGGCCTATTTTTGTAATGTATTTCAAATACTGAGTAAAATTTACAAGTTTTCCATCCAGCAACTTGGTGGACAGAGTGTTTTAGAGACTGTTTCCTAGGGAAGTTTCTGTTGGCAGTCAGTTGCCAGAACTGCACAGACCAAGCAAAAGCTTAGAGCTGCACTTCTTCACTTGCCCTGGACCCTGTATCCTGGCCAGCAGACAATACAGGAAGCAACACACTGATGTCTATTAATGAAATTCatcatttttataaaagaagAGGGGCAAGAGGTAAAGGGGGAAAATACCATCTGTGTAAGTTCTGTACAAAGTACATCCCTGGTACCTTGTACATATCCTGTGTACAGTATGCTTGAGAGTTAGAGACAATATGCCAGCTATTCCTGGTTTTGTatgcttttttcctgaatatttgCTGACAAGAAACTGCAGCTTGGTGGAAGCTGCTTTTAACCTTCATTTTCTGACAATATTTTTTATAGCCTTGGCATTCTTATTTCCTAGCTAAGCACAAAAAtttcaagaaagcaaaaaataagaTACTAAAAAAGACTAAATTCTGGTTTCCTGTTTTGTCCAGCTCAATCAATTATCAATAAATAACtatttcccttcccccccttctccaATAAAGTAGACTTTTAATCattgtttgttgcttttcaaGTATTCCTGTACTTAAAAGCTGTATAGAGGGAGAATGTTCTCTCTTCACAAGGAATCACATGGAGAAGACAGGAGGTAATTACCTCTAGGTAATGTCTTCACTCGGAGGGGTTTTTCTTAGCTTAAAAAAGTAGTTTTTCACACTAAGAAGAATCATTCAATGGAACAGCCTGTCCGGGGGTGTGACAGAGTCCCCAtcactggaggttttcaagCTGCAGCTGGACAGGGTGCTGCTAATCTCATCTAGGCTGCCTTTCCCATGAAAAGTTGGACCAGGTCAtatttcaaggtcccttccaacctgggaTATCATAATCTTAAGTAGCGTGATTTAAATGCTTATTTCAGACCTATATAAAAAGACAAGAATTGAATATCATATTTTTCCTAGAATATGTAGGTATTTGTTACTTCATTTTTGCTTTGAGGTAGCATCTAGCTAAATGCTTGTACAGGCCCGCTGGATATCACATACACAGAAATTCTGTTTCTCACAGTTGTAAGAGTTAACAAAGCAACATTTTGAAATACATGAAATAGAAGAAGTTGATTATGGGTAAACAGTTCACACAATCATAGCTGTTCTTAGGCAAATCTTACCTTCGGttggtattttgtttctcttggtattcagcaaaaataaaactacattaAATGTTGCTATGttattacaatttttaaattacaagagCAATTAAACTGCTTTGGTAAAAATAGTAATGTTAAATTTGTATGCCAGTAGACTTAATTTTATGGAAAACAGGTTTTCATTACAAGAACCTGCTTTTTTCATTCTAAATGAAACTAGAATTTTGATCAATCAAGGTGTAGAGAGGATACAGACACCAAAGTAAAAATCTGCAGTGTTGCCACAGCTGttttcagagctctgcagcctaCAGGAATTGTCACTCTGGCATTCACTCCTCTCCACGGTGTGTCAGGAGGGTGGCTCTGAACCATGTGCCTGTGCAAGAGAGCATGAGGAGATCCTCACTGTCTGCCTACACTCCGAGCTGTAAAGGTGCAGTTCAGTTTGCGTTGGGAAGCTTTATTATCTACTATTCCGATCTCTAGTTCTTCACTGGATCTAGCTTTAGCTGCACTTGCACAAAATGAATGATTCTTTTAGCCCTTCCATATTTTTTAATGATGGACAGAGGCTACATTGCTACAAATACCTGTCAGTTTAATATCTTGAGCTGTTTTCTCCAAACATTGATGTGGGAGACAAGAGAGGCTGCTACATCGTTACTACTGATCATTACTGTCTTGCTGGGGAGTGCTGACAAAGCTTTGCCTAATGCAAATCCGCTGCAATTCTAAGGCTTCAGTTCTTCTCTTTCAAAACTGTGTGCTTATTACAGCTGAAGACAGACTAACCTTTATAAATAGAAGCAACAATATAAAAGCcccaaatttttcattttatgattcAGACCTAAGTTTCtgtccctgaggaggaagaatgCAGCTCAGtctgtgaaaatatttgctcCCTTGCTTCTCACCTTGGCTGTCAGCAAGGATGTGATGGGATGGCCTCTCTGCCAGGGAATTGTCAGGTACTACCAGCTCATTTCACACAGGCTACGACTTTAATTTTCTAGGCTATATTTGAACCGGCAGTTTAGAAACAGCAGTTTAGAcaccagtgccccaggcagTCGTCTCATTGGAGGAACTTGTACAGCACAGAAAGATGAGAACACTGCATGCCAAAACCAAAGGCTTTCACCTGCTGGAAATAGAGACAGTAGCTGTATGTCTGCTTAATCTGCCTCTATACCTCCTTATCTCTCCTACAGCTTCCCCTGAGtcctgcaaaatattttaaaaataatagctCTACCAGATCTCTAGAAAACAACTTGTCCTCTGGTTTTCAATGTTCTTCTCATTCTTCCTATTAATTAAATAAGAGAACTCTGTTTCTTTGAGTGTCTTCATGGAGCTTTGGCTGAAGAAATCCTGTCTTGAATGAGAGGATTATCTACTTACACAGAAATGCTGGTACCAGTACCTCACCAGTATGACGTATCTAAACATCTATCTATAAAGAAGACTTTATTACATTAATATGAATGTTATATGACTGATTGGTGTGTAGTTCCTAATGTAGCTGTTTTGCTCAGTACTAAGAGCCTCATTTGTCTGTAGTCATTCCTCAGTCTGCTGCCTGTAAGGCCTGAGCCTCTGAAAAAACACTGGTTTGCTTTAATTGTAGTTTTACTAAGAACTATTAGTTTTTCTGTTCCATTATGTAACTATGTCTCCCTTATAAAAATATGTACATTTCTACTACGGAATAATGATAGAAGGGCTCAATTaataaatctacttttctcttttatggTGGAttctttcttgcatttttataGGGTAAAATAAAACTTACTTTTGTGACTAACTAGGAAATATATCAGCCATATACAAGGAATTTGCAGCTCCTAGGGCTTAAGGGGGTATATTTTCATTAGAGGTAGTTATGTAGAGAGATACAGTACCCTGTGCTTACTAAGAGCTGTACTTTGCTTCACAGAGGTAGATGGATGTTGCAGTAAGAGGTCTGCCTGGCTGCAAAGGGGCCAAGTGAAACGATCTTCCTGTGATGCACAGGACACAAGTAAGGTCACTAAACTGGCTGGGGACATTTCTCATCCTCCAAGGGGTACAGGAAAATATCTGGAAGTGGATCTGTCTACCAATTCTGCCACAAACCTGGAAATTATGTCTAATGGCAGAAGCAGCTACAGCATCTGTTTTCTGCTAGCATAAAggaaggctgctgcagctcacctCCCTTTGACAACTGGCCTCTACAGGTGAAGGAGCCCATTGTGGTCTGCTGCATGACACAGAGTTCTCTGGGGGTGGAAActtcagagaggaaaggagacaaCAGGATGCAGCCCTGCACCTTTGCATGATGGCTTTTAGCTGGCTGCAGCCTTGGAGAGGCTACACTGGTTGGCAGTGGAAAGACACCAGTGAGCAGAGGAGAGTCTGTATTGTCACTAAGAGCTTAATCCCTCCCTCTCACCCTGATAGATATCTCTACTGAATCCAGATATCCTGCTGAATTTATCTTGAGTAAAATTTAATCATATTCTTCACATTCAGTGTTCCGCTAAGATATAGCTAATAATATAGATAAGCCAGAGGAAACAGGTATTTTGAACAAGTGAGAATAACTGTTGTTTGACAGCATGTCTCAAAAAATGATGGGTTGAATCCTCCTTTCCTAACTCAGTGAGGAAATTTGCATCTGTAGTCAAGAAGTGGTTTATCAAGTAATAAGGCAGCACTACATTTCACACATATGTTGtgcttaagaa
This region includes:
- the CLEC14A gene encoding C-type lectin domain family 14 member A, whose product is MYTPHEAPMGQQDSVMYYRRCEEFGGWDGRLFLIVTLARVLGAKGSGAQLHLTRKPFKEEVAEAGTIFSWKCHSTGWQDGPGHLLGPRQKSAPPLQLRASAPVCPSGSGVAPGFPTLLLSRSWTLARRAGQRLPGGAESCSSLSRQQTKDAEVNPGSRHVSFGRPRGGPWARGRRWGGTRRAAGTDRDEAERLPQQPGQPAPLAPPRRAARMPRAGPWCLLVAAACALGRPSPPRAVVRCQAAGVCFSAHLVNSSYAEARNACDRHRGSLAWLSGEPELRLLLGLLAEAVAESAPSLFWVGLKRNASACTDEGQPLRGFSWDGADGGAAPQEVPAELGRWVKEPVRSCLTARCAGLHMAVVPGGGPSWGWRERPCQRQSQGYVCKYQYEGACPDLSPAGALGLDYSLPFEGRSAGPGFSPPGTVLTVSCPGGQMQLTCQPELGGFDWQGAAGPLCPCSNRSPGSGRCAEAAGCRDVAGGVACACTPGGQDGSPCAATEPASTAAGGPAEPPGAGTEGGRLSLPPLRNTAVPPAATVAAGGEKTVAPPPFSSSSHYVFILVTVAVVVLVILVMTVLGVFKLCFNKESEGCGDKEPPETGRKAEAGSAEARGAAGGD